One window of the Montipora foliosa isolate CH-2021 chromosome 4, ASM3666993v2, whole genome shotgun sequence genome contains the following:
- the LOC138000293 gene encoding nicotinamidase-like: MALDTVSHFFDAYRKGGKNGEQILQSVRQNVSSSFKKSCLGKYSKYFEVPDDEFNNWLTALITGKKGMAPLTEDQKREIKKQFSTCLKRIDESSLAALWEYWLRPALVPVSAFIVVDVQNDFITGSLALKSCPAGEDGEEVVPVIEDLFSKKLFNIVAYSLDWHPPNHCSFVDNVSLYPLHSSSPVTAEKAKLFDVVVYDKAPIIDQKLWPRHCEMNSWGSQLHKDLTPPSQNDITIRKGTNPTVDCYSAFWDNGDCSQSSLFVDLLKKGVTDLYICGLAFDVCVKHTAMDAVSQGFRTHVITDACRGVTPEGIAKTKEEFMKNGIVLLESKQVEDAICDKKRK, from the exons ATGGCACTTGATACTGTCAGCCATTTCTTTGACGCATACAGAAAAGGTGGAAAGAACGGAGAGCAGATACTGCAGTCAGTCAGGCAGAACGTGTCAAGTTCTTTCAAGAAGTCATGTTTAG GGAAATACTCAAAGTATTTTGAAGTTCCTGATGATGAATTCAACAACTGGCTGACCGCATTAATAACCGGGAAAAAAGGTATGGCACCCTTGACGGAGGATCAAAAACGAGAAATAAAGAAGCAATTCTCTACCTGCTTG AAAAGAATTGATGAGAGCTCCTTGGCAGCCCTATGGGAATATTGGTTACGACCA GCCCTGGTTCCTGTTTCAGCATTTATTGTCGTAGATGTTCAGAATGACTTCATCACTGGTTCACTGGCATTAAAAAGCTGTCCTGCAGGAGAAGATGGCGAAGAAGTTGTACCAGTAATAGAAGATCTGTTCTCCAAAAAACTGTTCAATATTGTTGCATACTCTTTGGACTGGCATCCTCCCAATCACTGCTCCTTTGTAGACAACGTCTCATTGTACCCACTGCATTCCTCAAGTCCAGTTACAGCCGAGAAAGCAAAATTGTTTGATGTTGTGGTTTATGACAAAGCCCCTATCATTGATCAAAAGTTGTGGCCACGACACTGTGAGATGAACAGCTGGGGATCTCAACTTCATAAAGATCTCACA CCTCCTTCACAAAATGATATTACTATCAGAAAAGGCACCAACCCAACTGTGGATTGCTATTCTGCATTTTGGGACAATGGCGACTGCTCACAGTCATCACTCTTTGTTGACCTTTTGAAGAAAGGTGTGACTGATTTGTATATTTGTGGCCTGGCCTTCGATGTGTGTGTCAAACACACAGCAATGGATGCGGTCAGCCAAGGATTTAGGACCCATGTTATTACAGATGCGTGCAGAGGGGTGACCCCTGAAGGAATAGCAAAGACAAAGGAAGAATTTATGAAGAATGGAATTGTGTTACTGGAATCAAAACAG GTAGAAGATGCAATCTGCGACAAGAAGAGAAAATGA
- the LOC138000294 gene encoding uncharacterized protein: MLGKKGLPTTGKRKGLLERLVNAQRDSKSNFIAPELKEGSNFAEASKEPLQVKSEVEIQEVSSIRRKARALQMDMDALIQDILYLSQNASNKIKVQLRIERLTVYRENYLQLRNELIALVAEDMMEEELRRWGKILSEVDKAVDAAHEFLNKDCDVGDHSSKDIAYSDSRVSSNLKVPRIELPKFNGDVLKFQNFWDQFEAAVHNNVDLPNVQKFTYLRSVLTGNALKAIDGYEVTGANYEAAVECLKHRYGRKRMIISFLVKSVIKMDARSVVNASSLRDLYDTFMNRTRALEALGEDPMNHGCILLPLFETKLPPQLLEKWELTLADTQEDEIGLELFFKFLNRQVVSKEAGERSSNGNIAPGNHSFDKGKENRRKSSSPKMGGENEMYTASALLGETRPPTQPNCNFCKADHDSQNCPMFNEKSLDGRWKLVQENKLCFNCLKPSNHKHFSRICRHPKCSVANCGHRHHWLLHGQQSVVTPRHLSNTSLSGLASTKPALPMRETLLPTALARLIVKGQEMTVRVLLDSGSQRSYIRKNIAEALDLQGPSELLSVTTLGGETSETKRFQRVKFTLSPIKGDSKMEIEALSISKICNPLGPVQMDFHKNSHLQGLTLADSYPRGSVQVDVLIGADHYYSFVTGVCKRGSSRESLVAVESCLGWIVTGQVKRQSRQTSSMLTVVENGGVNETLKRFWELESIGIAEIEDPAMSQEEECAVADFNRGLNFDGHNYEVRLPWKRDPPKLESNYAQALRRLESVERKLRQDPVKAKAYKTAINEYVEKGFAEEVPDQSDDNGTVRYLPHHAVFRDDKRTTKCRIVFDASAREGGDASLNDCILPGPPLQPNLASVLIRFRTHKIGLIADIEKMFLQVKLAPEDRDVHRYLWRDLQPNEAPKVYRMQRLTFGVNASPFLAIATVHAHVNKNKEMSPYAVEEILQNMYVDDCLTGADTVDSTLKLQQEMSEL, translated from the coding sequence ATGCTTGGAAAAAAGGGATTGCCGACTACTGGAAAGAGAAAAGGCTTACTGGAAAGGTTAGTGAACGCTCAGCGTGATTCGAAGTCAAATTTCATTGCACCAGAATTAAAGGAAGGTTCGAATTTCGCCGAGGCTTCGAAGGAACCTCTTCAAGtgaaaagtgaagttgaaattcaGGAGGTTAGTTCGATTAGACGTAAAGCCAGAGCCTTGCAAATGGATATGGATGCGTTGATTCAGGATATTTTGTATCTAAGTCAAAATGcaagcaacaaaatcaaagtgCAGTTGAGAATTGAAAGGCTAACTGTGTACCGTGAGAATTATCTTCAACTGAGAAATGAATTAATCGCGCTTGTTGCAGAGGATATGATGGAGGAGGAACTCCGAAGATGGGGAAAAattctgagtgaagtagataaaGCTGTGGATGCTGCTCATGAATTCCTAAATAAAGATTGCGATGTGGGAGATCACTCCTCGAAGGATATTGCATACAGTGACAGTCGTGTATCCTCAAATCTGAAAGTACCGAGAATTGAGTTGCCAAAGTTTAATGGCGAtgtgttgaaatttcaaaacttctggGATCAGTTTGAAGCTGCAGTGCATAACAATGTTGATTTACCAAATGTTCAGAAGTTTACTTATCTACGCTCGGTGCTAACTGGAAATGCCTTGAAAGCAATAGACGGATATGAAGTAACCGGAGCAAATTATGAAGCAGCTGTTGAATGCCTTAAACACAGGTATGGACGAAAACGTATGATCATCTCATTTCTAGTGAAATCTGTCATCAAGATGGATGCTAGGTCAGTTGTTAATGCATCCTCCCTCAGAGATCTCTATGATACCTTTATGAACAGAACTAGAGCTTTGGAGGCTCTTGGAGAAGATCCAATGAACCATGGATGTATTTTGTTACCCCTTTTTGAGACAAAGTTACCACCTCAGTTATTGGAAAAATGGGAGTTGACACTTGCAGACACTCAAGAAGATGAAATAGGCCTTGaattgttctttaaatttcttaaccGACAAGTTGTGTCCAAAGAAGCAGGAGAAAGAAGTTCAAATGGGAACATCGCCCCAGGCAATCACAGTTTTgataaaggtaaagaaaaccgAAGAAAGTCTTCATCTCCCAAAATGGGTGGTGAGAATGAGATGTATACTGCTTCTGCACTACTTGGTGAAACACGCCCTCCAACACAGCCAAATTGTAATTTCTGCAAGGCAGATCATGACTCACAAAATTGCCCAATGTTTAATGAAAAATCACTTGATGGCAGATGGAAACTAGTGCAAGAGAACAAActgtgtttcaattgtttaaaaCCTAGCAACCACAAGCACTTCTCCAGAATTTGTCGCCATCCTAAGTGTTCTGTAGCGAATTGTGGTCACCGACATCACTGGTTATTGCATGGGCAGCAGTCAGTTGTTACACCTCGGCACCTAAGCAACACTAGTTTAAGTGGATTGGCTTCAACTAAGCCTGCATTACCTATGAGAGAAACACTCCTACCGACAGCATTGGCCAGGTTAATTGTTAAGGGTCAAGAAATGACAGTCCGTGTCTTACTAGATTCAGGGAGTCAACGTTCGTATATACGAAAGAACATTGCAGAGGCCCTTGACCTGCAAGGTCCCTCAGAGCTATTAAGTGTCACAACGCTAGGTGGGGAAACCAGCGAAACGAAGAGATTCCAAAGAGTGAAATTTACCCTTTCACCAATTAAGGGAGATTCAAAGATGGAGATAGAGGCCctttctatttccaaaatttgTAATCCTCTCGGGCCAGTACAGATGGACTTCCATAAGAACTCTCATCTTCAAGGCTTAACTCTTGCAGACAGTTATCCTCGTGGTTCAGTTCAAGTAGATGTTCTTATTGGTGCAGACCACTACtactcatttgtgactgggGTCTGTAAGAGAGGTAGTTCCAGGGAGTCACTTGTTGCTGTGGAATCTTGCCTCGGCTGGATTGTCACGGGACAAGTAAAACGCCAATCAAGACAAACTTCATCCATGCTGACAGTTGTAGAAAACGGTGGAGTTAACGAAACATTGAAAAGATTCTGGGAACTGGAATCAATTGGTATTGCAGAGATCGAGGACCCTGCTATGTCACAAGAGGAAGAATGTGCTGTTGCTGACTTCAATAGAGGATTGAACTTTGATGGACATAACTATGAGGTGCgactaccatggaaacgagaTCCTCCAAAGCTAGAAAGTAATTATGCACAAGCTTTGAGACGCCTGGAAAGTGTTGAAAGAAAGTTAAGGCAAGACCCTGTGAAAGCTAAGGCTTACAAAACAGCGATCAACGAATATGTAGAGAAAGGTTTTGCAGAGGAAGTACCTGATCAGAGTGATGACAATGGAACTGTGCGGTACTTACCGCATCATGCTGTATTTCGTGATGACAAAAGAACGACAAAATGCAGAATCGTATTTGATGCATCCGCACGAGAAGGAGGTGATGCTTCCCTTAACGATTGTATTCTTCCTGGTCCTCCTTTACAGCCGAACCTTGCATCTGTACTGATTCGATTTAGAACACACAAAATTGGTCTCATAGCAGACATTGAAAAGATGTTTCTGCAAGTCAAACTGGCACCAGAGGACAGAGATGTTCACCGCTACCTGTGGAGAGATTTACAGCCTAACGAAGCACCAAAGGTGTACAGAATGCAGAGATTGACTTTCGGTGTGAACGCAAGTCCTTTCCTTGCAATTGCTACAGTCCACGCTcatgtaaacaaaaacaaagaaatgtccCCGTATGCCGtagaagaaattttacaaaatatgtatgTCGATGACTGCCTGACAGGAGCCGATACAGTAGATTCAACTTTGAAGCTTCAACAAGAAATGTCAGAATTATGA